TAAATGATATTAGGTCCGTGGTTCTGCAACTCTATGATTGAGATGAAAtgtgggttttctttttccagacTAATTATTGAGATATGTAATTAAGctcatttaatttcttttaatctGTCTCACAATTATGCAAATTGCTGACATGCAGCACAGGATGATGAAAGAACTGGAGCTTCTCAAAGTCAAAGAACCTACCAGAGAGAACAAACCACAGCCTCATCCATCCGTTGCTAGGTGGCCACCTAACTTcaacaactctctctctctctctctctctcggttttttcaaactttaaaaagaaagaatttcaatttgtttgcTTGTGCGTGGTGGAGATGAGATGAGAGTAGGAATGGTCGGTGTTATTTCTGAATTGAAAAGGACACATTTCACTGCCAAATTACATACAATGAGCACTCACATCAGATGGGGGCCTTTGCCTAAAAACGAAAGGAAACCAGGGCCGTTGATTCTTGAAGCAGATCAAATCAAACACATGCTTTGCTGCTCATTAACACTTGCTGAAATACGTACAAAATACCACCAAATACACTTAACAACCATACACagaaaagtaaataaacaAACTCGATCGATCGGCTTCTTGAGAGAGCTCGATAAGTACACGTACGCATCATGTTGACGATCATCATAAACCATTAATTAACACAGAAATTTAAGACTTGGACTTGAAGGGGATGGCTCTGATCACAACCACGTGGTACAAAGCTGCAAGTGCTGCCCCAATGAATGGTCCAACCCAGAAAATCCACTGcaacattattttaaaatacaaaaaattagggtttaaaaaaaaaatcattaaattgCTCTCAAACTTTTAGATGGGTCCTCCTGGAAAGGGAAATTAAAGACTATTGGATCCAAGTTTGAATCTAGCATTAGGGTAGTGAATGCGTCCGCTTTCACTCAAATTCGAGTTTCCTCTCCTTAATTTAGAGCCGTTTATGATACAgcttgtatttttaaaaagaaaaatagatcAATCAGAAAGGCTTACATGGTCATCCCATGCATGCTTCTTGTTGTAGATGATGGCAGCACCAAGACTCCTAGCTGGGTTGATACCAGTTCCAGTGATGGGGATGGTAGCCAAGTGCACCAAGAACACAGCGAACCCAATAGGCAAAGGTGCCAAAATCTGTTAATCAACCCCAATAATTCAAATTAACAACCAATTAATCACCAATTAACAAATTAACACGATCCAGCTAGGATAAGGAAAATGATCAAACACTTAATTAGCATACATACCGGAACATGGGAGTCTCTGGCGCTGCGCTTGGCATCAGTGGCCGAGAAAACTGTGTAGACAAGAACAAAGGTGCCAACGATCTCAGCTCCAAGCCCTGATCCCTTGGTGTAGCCATGGGCTACAGAGTTGGCCCCGCCACCAAGCAACTCGAAGTTGCGGCTCTTCTCGAAGCCCTTCACCACCGCAGCACCGGCGATCGCCCCAAGCGTCTGCATGACGATGTAGAAAACCGCCCTTGTCAGCGACAGCTTCCGGGCCAAAAACAGCCCAAACGTCACCGCCGGGTTTATGTGACCCCCTACCGAATTAAACAACCATTAATTAACTTAATCATGAAAAAATAACTCACACATAGTGCCGACGGAGTCTGACTCAGTGAAAAACACCTTGACTTGCAACTCAGTTCGGTGCATTTTGGGGACTGTAGTTACCTGAGATGCCGGCTGTGCTGTAGACTAGGGCGAAGATGGTACCGCCGAAAGCCCAAGCGATCCCTTGAATCCCGACCGTCGAGCACTTTGACGGAGACTTGACGACGCCCATCACCGTCAAAATGGTGATGTACAGGAAAAGGAAGGTGGCGATGAACTCGGCGATCCCAGCCCTGTAAAACGACCATGACGTCAGCTCACCGGGCTCGAACAGCGGCGCCGGTGGCGGCTCCTTGTAGTCCTTGCCTTCATCTTGGGTCTGAGCCGACGTCCCAATCGGCTGCCTCTCCGAAAACTTGTTGGCTCCCAACTTGACATCCTCTTCCTTGCCCTCCATTTTCGCTTTAATTACAGAACTAAACCAAGCACAGAGACCGTTTGATCTATCTGATGTGAGAgactcagagagagagagagagagagcagtggGTGTTTGAGTGGAGAGTGGGTTGTGGTGTGCAATTATATATAGCAAGTGTAGCGACTGAGTTAGAAGCTGATGAAGTGAGGGCGGGTGGTGGCGGGACCCAACGGgtgttttaatttgattatattttcttgtcatGTGGCCGACCAATCATTTTATAGGCATTTCAATAGTTTTCATAGAAATGGGACATACgtaaggaaaataaattattttccaatattttccaCGTGGCGCGATTGTGTTCACGAATGTATGAGATAATACTGCACAGAATGCACCGTCCAATCACATCCGCCACAGTGCTGAGATGAGACAGAACTAAACAAAGAAATGGGTCCACGTCATGAGTTCTGGTTCCAGCGAGCTGAAGAATGCGTACTGGATGGGGAAAAAGCTTACATACACCGGGTACATAGAAAAGGGATATGGGCCCGATGCAACTTACATGTacgttttttttctttttcagatgCTATCATAAATATGCACTCGTGACATGTAAGGTTTTTGGCGATGCTATAATATCGTGCCACCAACTCTATTGGACCAGTGTAGAGTTGAGTTGGACTTCAACAGTGAGAATCTTTATTTTTCGTGAGAGGTGATTGCACATGT
The Prunus dulcis chromosome 2, ALMONDv2, whole genome shotgun sequence DNA segment above includes these coding regions:
- the LOC117618955 gene encoding probable aquaporin PIP1-4, with the protein product MEGKEEDVKLGANKFSERQPIGTSAQTQDEGKDYKEPPPAPLFEPGELTSWSFYRAGIAEFIATFLFLYITILTVMGVVKSPSKCSTVGIQGIAWAFGGTIFALVYSTAGISGGHINPAVTFGLFLARKLSLTRAVFYIVMQTLGAIAGAAVVKGFEKSRNFELLGGGANSVAHGYTKGSGLGAEIVGTFVLVYTVFSATDAKRSARDSHVPILAPLPIGFAVFLVHLATIPITGTGINPARSLGAAIIYNKKHAWDDHWIFWVGPFIGAALAALYHVVVIRAIPFKSKS